Within the Eucalyptus grandis isolate ANBG69807.140 chromosome 1, ASM1654582v1, whole genome shotgun sequence genome, the region TTGCATGGcgtccttctctctttccttttgctGTTGAGCTGCTTCGGCTTGTTCCTTGAGTGACAAAATAAGATCAGTCAAAAAGATGGGCCAGATTATATAGCAATAGTCTATTTTTTTCCCAACAGATAGTGATGATGGCGTATCTGTCTTGTTGAATTCGGAGGTTAACAAACGAATATTTTACGATCAAAAGATAGATTCACAATGATCTTTTTGCGGCACAGCACGAGGTTAGAATTCAACGAATTTGTCTTTTCTCCATGCCAGAAATTCCTATAACTCTTGAGCGGTATAAATGGAATTAATTACCTTAACCTCCAAGGAAGCAGCCACAGCAGACGATACAGGATCAACTTCAACTTTTGTGTTCTGGCCGGGGTTCAGTTCATTCTCGACATCTGCAATCGGGAATGTCTGATTGGAGGCTTCTGATATTCCGTTCGCAGCTTTGGGGCTAGCCATTTCTAATATACTTTGCCTTCTTCAGGTGTTgtgagtttcttcttctttcttcttgttttttcccCTTGTCTGCAAATGGTAGGGCGAGCAATAAGAAAAAGTATTTGGTTGTTGGGTCAAATTGATACGTGTTCTTTGTCCCCTGAGTTGGTGGCTATGGCATGGATATCTAAAACAACTTGCCTATTCTCGGTACAAAACTGCCCGTGAAAACTGGTAGGAACCTGGAAGAGCCACTCACGCTTCTTTACGGCTTGTGTGCTTGACCCTGATTTTATTGCATTCCCAGCAGCACGAACTAACAAATAATAAGGTCTTGTCTCTCTCACACGTTTCCAATGTCTTCGGTCAGCAAAAATCATGTTGTTGTCCAGGAATTAGAGATTGTCAATACTATAaagctaaaaataaaaataaatgatagcTCCCTTCAGAGAGTCAGGTCGCGCAAGGTAATCTTCTGGCAGAGGTTCCAGAAATTTTGCACGTGTTTTGATCACAAAAAGCATTGGGCGTCACAACTTTTCAGGGCTAATGTGGACCTAGAACTGTCATCAACGAGGAGGCAAGGCGGAGTGTTAGTTTGCCGTATAAACAATTAATCAGCAAATcattacaaaaggaaaaatctgaTCTCAGCATATTTAATTACTGTGGTCCGATTACAAGACACATCACAATTCACTTTAGCATTTTACCAGAATTATGTCATCATTATCACTGCGATGATGAACAATCCGACGTAGAATGGATTAGAAAGCACGCTGCTTTCACAGTATAACCTTGGACATAACATGTTGCGAAAAGGCAAGCGttcgaacaataatataaacaaaagaataaaataaatcgaacactAGATTTATGTGATTCAATCGTAAATACCTATGTCCACGGTATTAAGAACAGAGCACAGCGAGCACAACCTAATCTAAGAACACAGCAACAGCAAGCACAAAGTGCTGTGActtcaacaaaggaagaaggcACAAAGTGCTGTGACTTCGACAAAGGGAGAAGAATAAAGGTGTCCACGTGTTTAACTATGACGAGAGGTGCCCACGTGTTCAACTATGATGAGAAGTTCTCGAGAAGTTTCCTTGCTAAACAAAACCGTTATTCTGTTCTAGCTCACTCAACAgattaaaaacaatttctctcttttcagtTTTCCTAGTTAGTTCCCTCCTTTCTTTAGTCGGTTttgcttcttcatcatcaaggtCTTATATACAATGAGAGAGAATTGAATCCAAAAGCTTTTGGttcattcttcatctttcttctattcTATTCAtcttctcatggtatcagagcaatcgATCATCCTTATTGGATAGTCTGGTTGAGTTGTTCGAAGGTACTGTAGTTGCAGAAGATCGAAGGTGTCCTAGCTACAGAAGATTGAAGAGCAGTCGATCATCCTTATTGGATAGTTTGGTCGAGCTGTTCGAAGGTACTATAGCAGAAGATCGAAGCAGATTCTGGATTTTGTAGATCACAGCAGATCAGAGTAGCTGTTAATCATCCTTGTTTGTTGATTCGAAGATCTCAAAGTGTTTTACATTTGGGCAGCTCTTCTCTGTTAAAGGTCTGATCATCGTTGGTGATTTGTACAGAACTTCATCTTGTAAGTTCAATAGGTAATCTTGACTACAATCGCAGAATCACCATTATCATCAATAGCAAAGCCTTGatgttcataaaattctaaatgcaagtgCACGTGTCgaataagtaatataatgatgagaaaaaagtatcgtcccacggaaatcgatgattaataaactaattaaatactaaaatagactaattctaaaatttatctaacagatcaaaatataattaagaataaattaaaaatcgaaatttgtaaactaaatgcagtaaatcgataAGAttaatatgttagagcatctgATTTAACCGTAACCACTAGATataaatttcatattgttgTGAATATAAGAACggtatcaaacatgtgatagcggaatttcctaacctatttactatcctatctctaggtatagcaaacctacttagcttattaatccactatatctctatgtgaattaaaataaacatgagtgcattaaaaattatgaatattcccggcttacaatgagtcttttggatcaccttatcattgaaagctacacaaataacgcggtatatctctatccacgtttaatttatgataatacattataatgagcaattgtatattatcacttctcagtctcaaacatgcacatcagatcattcaagtggtggccagtcactcaaaagtattaaatacaataatatataactcatatgaatgaaatcaattgtaaaacataaaaatcatgaaattcacatcatcatggttatgctacatcgtagccctaacaaaagaaaattagaacataatagatgaataaataaaattataactcAAACctagcatcttgaatcaaataacaagaattctatcaccatttttgtcttcttttcaaaatacttgaaaaactttcagaagaatgaaaaacgatATAACCCTAAAACCTAGCTTCTCTCTCATGTTCTcatatttataggatatatccaaaatatctatctcccaacACTTGCAAATAACATTAggaaacaaaattaagaatttcctgatttgatatccatcttccactgcttttttatttgaattcctgatagttgccattcttttccttatcctctccatatctcattattttgcataaacaaggaaaatttaaataatcaaaaggaaatccaaatattttctcatagataatgcattaattgctGCCTAAAATAGGCAAAATacctctatttttatagagttatcaaatcctcaaacttaacattttgctagttCTTAAGCAAAAGTAAGACATAACACATACTCAACCTAACAACCTTCTCCATGACATCTTTTCATgattgctcaaattcacaattcaaagaaaaacacaaatttcatccaaacattgaaatcgatttataagttaagaccgattctaactatatgatccaagtgtgtgtgtgagagtccccatctttttcaaattatatgcaatctagataaattcacattaacatgtaacctctaaaaaattctcaataattatgaccaaatctcatacgtttgcttttcattcctctctccactaatgtaagctaattatccaactaAAAATCAATAAGACTATTCTTGGGTTGTAATGTAAGGCTGGGCTAAATGTGAGATAACAgtaattttaagctcaaataaCCCATCAGTACGTTAATTTCTAgaatctaattagagccaatgtcactatCCAATTTCACtctttcaagataatttttctgtcaccatatatcaccatcatttttttttcttctccgtttttttttttttgaattgctttatggtggagtttctcccaaagtccctcctaatataacatgaaaatttccaaccattgagtatccaaaatgctcactcaattgaaagttggataggaaccataaaagcaattttttttttcatactccatccttcctc harbors:
- the LOC104415844 gene encoding uncharacterized protein LOC104415844; this encodes MASPKAANGISEASNQTFPIADVENELNPGQNTKVEVDPVSSAVAASLEVKEQAEAAQQQKEREKDAMQSLKSAILISAAVVAVAGAIFAITRKLREK